The Helicobacter mustelae genome has a segment encoding these proteins:
- a CDS encoding nickel-dependent hydrogenase large subunit — MTKRIVVDPITRIEGHLRIEVIVDENNVITDAFSSSTLFRGLETIIKGRDPRDAGFIAQRICGVCTFSHYKAGVMAVEDALGIKPPLNAQMVRSLMNISLMLHDHVVHFYTLHGLDWCDITSALKADPAKASKEAFKYTDLPTNTGEDELKRVQKRVGDFVKQGALGPFNNGYWGHKTYHFTPEQNLIVLSHYLKLLEIQRELAKMMAIFGAKQPHPQSLTVGGVTSVMDILDPTRLGEWKAKFDMVCDFVHHAYYADLVMAGRAFNKEQSVLKGCNLKNFISHAEMQIGPNEFLFTTGVVLDGDLSRVHPIDENLIKEEVTNSWYKYENTNEVALHPYVGQTNPNYTGFKDGKSLGPEGKMVDSKLLDMKGKYSWIKSPRYNELPMEVGPLASVVVGLAGKNPYITPVATQFLKDTGLPIEALFSTLGRTAARCIEAVVICNHGAKAFETLVENLKSDHSTCAPYIIDKNKEYQGRYIGNVPRGMLSHWVRIKNGIVENYQAVVPSTWNAGPRDHKGLQGAFETSLIGTKIVDLTKPLEIIRTIHSFDPCIACSVHMMDTKGNALGEYKVEPNFAKI, encoded by the coding sequence ATGACAAAAAGAATCGTAGTGGATCCTATTACAAGGATTGAGGGGCATTTGAGAATCGAGGTAATTGTAGATGAGAATAATGTTATCACGGATGCTTTTTCTTCCTCTACATTGTTTCGTGGACTAGAGACCATTATCAAGGGGCGCGATCCCAGGGATGCGGGATTTATTGCACAGAGAATTTGTGGAGTTTGTACTTTTAGTCACTATAAGGCAGGAGTTATGGCGGTAGAAGATGCTTTAGGTATCAAACCTCCACTCAATGCGCAGATGGTGCGAAGTCTTATGAATATTTCTTTGATGTTGCATGATCATGTGGTGCATTTTTATACCTTGCATGGACTAGATTGGTGTGATATCACTTCTGCTCTGAAAGCAGATCCTGCCAAGGCTTCTAAAGAGGCGTTTAAATATACAGATTTGCCTACAAATACAGGGGAGGATGAATTAAAAAGAGTGCAAAAAAGAGTGGGGGATTTTGTAAAACAAGGCGCTTTGGGACCATTTAATAATGGTTATTGGGGGCATAAAACTTATCATTTTACCCCAGAGCAAAATTTGATCGTGCTTTCTCATTATCTCAAGCTTCTAGAGATTCAAAGGGAGCTTGCTAAAATGATGGCCATTTTTGGAGCCAAGCAGCCCCATCCCCAAAGCCTTACTGTGGGTGGCGTAACATCTGTGATGGATATTTTAGATCCTACAAGACTGGGGGAATGGAAGGCCAAATTTGACATGGTTTGTGATTTTGTGCATCATGCCTATTATGCGGATTTGGTTATGGCAGGAAGGGCCTTTAATAAAGAGCAGTCTGTGTTAAAAGGCTGCAATCTCAAAAACTTTATTTCTCATGCAGAAATGCAAATTGGCCCCAATGAATTCCTTTTCACCACTGGTGTTGTGCTAGATGGAGATCTCTCTAGAGTCCATCCTATTGATGAAAATCTCATCAAAGAAGAGGTTACAAATTCTTGGTACAAATATGAAAACACCAATGAAGTGGCATTGCATCCTTATGTAGGACAAACCAATCCCAATTACACAGGATTTAAAGATGGAAAGAGTCTTGGACCTGAGGGGAAAATGGTGGATTCTAAGCTTTTGGATATGAAGGGCAAATATTCTTGGATCAAGTCTCCAAGATATAATGAATTGCCCATGGAGGTAGGACCATTGGCATCTGTGGTGGTGGGACTGGCTGGTAAGAATCCTTATATCACTCCCGTGGCGACACAATTCCTCAAAGACACGGGACTGCCAATCGAGGCACTTTTTAGCACCTTGGGTAGAACTGCAGCAAGATGTATTGAGGCTGTAGTAATCTGCAATCATGGAGCAAAGGCATTTGAGACCTTGGTAGAGAATCTCAAATCCGATCACAGTACTTGTGCGCCCTATATCATCGATAAAAATAAGGAATATCAAGGAAGATATATTGGCAATGTACCACGAGGCATGCTCAGCCATTGGGTGAGGATTAAAAATGGTATCGTGGAGAATTATCAGGCTGTGGTGCCCTCCACCTGGAATGCAGGTCCCAGGGATCACAAAGGGTTGCAGGGAGCTTTTGAGACAAGTTTGATTGGCACCAAAATCGTAGATCTCACAAAGCCCCTAGAGATCATTCGGACCATCCACTCCTTTGATCCATGCATCGCCTGCTCTGTACATATGATGGATACCAAGGGGAATGCGCTTGGTGAGTACAAAGTAGAGCCAAATTTTGCGAAAATCTAA
- a CDS encoding hydrogenase small subunit, which produces MKNEEHLFKKIAKRLDFLAELPACKEDKNLDAELSKKGIDRRDFMKWAGAMTATLALPAAFAPLTARAAEVANRLPVIWLHMAECTGCSESLLRTEDPSIDSIIFDTINLEYHETIMAAAGYQAEENLENAIKKHKGNYILMVEGGIPTVEYFLTIGAHGRTGAQACRDAAEGAAAIFAIGTCSSFGGVQAAAPNPTSAAPLHKIITKPIINVPGCPPSEKNIVGNVLYFVMFGTLPAVDAFNRPKWAYGNRIHDLCERRGHFDAGEFVRSFGDENAQRGFCLYKMGCKGPYTFNNCSKLRFNSHTSWPIQAGHGCIGCSEPNFWDTMSPFEEPIGNRLFHTGFDGIGADRTADNVGTVIFTAVGIGIAAHAIISTMTKSK; this is translated from the coding sequence ATGAAAAATGAAGAACATTTATTTAAAAAGATTGCAAAAAGGCTGGATTTTTTGGCAGAGCTTCCTGCGTGCAAGGAAGACAAGAATTTGGATGCAGAGCTCAGTAAAAAGGGGATTGATCGAAGAGATTTTATGAAATGGGCTGGTGCTATGACTGCTACGCTTGCATTGCCAGCAGCTTTTGCGCCATTGACTGCTAGGGCAGCAGAGGTGGCCAACCGCCTGCCAGTGATTTGGTTGCATATGGCAGAGTGTACGGGTTGTAGTGAGAGCTTATTGCGGACAGAAGATCCTAGCATTGATTCCATCATCTTTGATACGATTAATCTAGAGTATCATGAGACCATCATGGCGGCTGCAGGATATCAGGCTGAAGAAAATTTAGAAAATGCGATAAAAAAGCACAAGGGGAATTATATTTTGATGGTAGAGGGTGGAATCCCCACTGTAGAGTATTTCCTCACCATTGGCGCACATGGTAGGACGGGTGCGCAAGCCTGCAGGGATGCAGCAGAGGGCGCAGCTGCGATCTTTGCAATTGGTACTTGTTCAAGCTTTGGCGGCGTGCAAGCAGCAGCGCCCAATCCTACCTCCGCAGCACCGCTGCATAAAATCATCACTAAACCCATCATCAATGTTCCAGGCTGCCCTCCTAGCGAAAAGAATATCGTGGGAAATGTGTTGTATTTTGTGATGTTTGGGACATTGCCTGCAGTGGATGCATTCAATCGTCCAAAATGGGCTTATGGAAATAGGATTCATGATCTTTGCGAGAGAAGGGGACATTTTGATGCTGGAGAATTTGTGCGATCTTTTGGGGATGAAAATGCCCAAAGAGGATTCTGCCTCTACAAAATGGGTTGCAAGGGCCCATACACTTTCAATAACTGCTCCAAACTTCGCTTCAACTCCCACACCAGCTGGCCCATCCAAGCAGGTCATGGTTGCATTGGTTGTAGTGAGCCCAATTTTTGGGACACCATGAGTCCTTTTGAAGAACCCATTGGTAATAGACTTTTCCATACTGGTTTTGATGGAATCGGTGCAGATAGGACTGCGGACAATGTAGGCACAGTGATCTTCACTGCTGTTGGTATTGGAATTGCTGCACATGCCATCATTTCCACCATGACAAAAAGCAAATAA
- the pseB gene encoding UDP-N-acetylglucosamine 4,6-dehydratase (inverting) — translation MLNEKTILITGGTGSFGKKFAAKILQNYQPKKIIIYSRDELKQYEMAQSFNHPCMRYFIGDVRDKERLKLALNGVDICIHAAALKHVPIAEYNPMECIKTNIEGASNVIDAALANNVSHIIALSTDKAANPINLYGATKLCSDKLFVAANNIKGAARSKFSVVRYGNVVGSRGSVVPFFKKLIEEGAGELPITDLRMTRFWITLDQGVEFVIKNLKRMHGGEIFVPKIPSMKIVDLAKALAPHLSIKVIGIRPGEKLHEVMIPKDDSHLCLEFEYFFILVPTIQFQTPIDYSMTRLQERGSKVAEGFEYSSDKNTQWLDQRAMLGLLQNA, via the coding sequence ATGCTCAATGAAAAAACCATATTGATTACTGGAGGGACAGGTAGCTTTGGCAAGAAATTTGCTGCCAAGATTTTGCAGAATTATCAACCCAAAAAAATCATTATCTATAGTCGCGATGAGCTCAAGCAATATGAAATGGCGCAAAGCTTTAATCATCCTTGCATGCGTTATTTTATCGGTGATGTGAGGGATAAAGAGAGATTGAAACTCGCATTAAATGGCGTGGATATTTGCATCCATGCTGCAGCGCTCAAGCATGTTCCAATCGCAGAATATAATCCCATGGAATGTATTAAGACAAATATTGAAGGTGCGAGTAATGTGATTGATGCAGCACTTGCAAATAACGTGAGTCATATCATCGCCCTTAGCACAGACAAGGCTGCTAACCCCATCAACCTCTATGGTGCCACTAAGCTTTGTAGTGATAAGTTGTTTGTTGCGGCAAATAATATCAAAGGGGCTGCAAGAAGCAAATTTAGTGTGGTGCGCTATGGCAATGTCGTAGGCAGCCGTGGGAGCGTGGTGCCATTTTTCAAAAAATTGATAGAGGAGGGGGCAGGGGAGCTGCCCATTACTGATTTGCGTATGACACGCTTTTGGATTACCCTAGATCAGGGGGTGGAGTTTGTGATAAAAAATCTAAAGCGGATGCATGGAGGGGAGATTTTTGTCCCCAAGATCCCAAGCATGAAGATTGTGGATTTAGCCAAAGCCCTCGCACCTCATCTCTCCATCAAAGTCATCGGGATCCGTCCTGGGGAAAAGCTGCATGAGGTTATGATCCCAAAAGATGATTCTCATCTCTGCTTAGAATTTGAGTATTTTTTCATCCTTGTGCCCACCATTCAGTTTCAAACCCCAATTGATTATTCCATGACGCGGCTGCAGGAAAGGGGCTCAAAGGTGGCAGAGGGATTTGAATATAGCAGTGACAAAAATACCCAGTGGCTGGATCAAAGGGCGATGCTGGGGCTGCTGCAAAATGCGTGA
- a CDS encoding OmpP1/FadL family transporter: MGLLSASGFKVQEQSLNGTALNSAYVAGARGADASFYNPANMGFVNDWGENKSEFELAVSLLQIPAFKFHVPSTNQGLYSVTKIAYTPQMEKLLGLANTFKPLVNAFGGSIPEVPRTVNVLSAEPYSQVVSGYTGVTNFILPKFFYKSRTKNGFTFGADFVASSGLAMNWKGQGGEFLQDVFIMMVEFSPSMSYTVGDRFSIGVGPRIMYAMGSFNNVVYVPMQWNGQKPASAPSTCTDPRNSCMALTGADMDSIGINHIPSQLMSPAQKKMLQELIDPSSAMHNAVKFFGFGDYRNLADIIKTSTTTMYGTTKVYQRSQGKALSVGYRLAASLRVFENGMFSVVFNSSVPFNMKGSLEATSYVGGAMGNVLTKTNLNIAVNMPQILTLAYAHEFFHHKLRIEGVYERTFWEKGPNFRVTPNFANANYTGYGGLVQYFSSEQLKGMVGLANFSGVSNMGAGWRDTNTFRLGVTYQDRNFRLMGGVAYDQSPAPQDKIGIPDSDGLMFALGGKYKFRDFVLGAAYSVTFKNNVMTLYQSPNFGQFRIFTATIEYHW, encoded by the coding sequence ATGGGCCTACTATCTGCAAGCGGATTCAAGGTCCAGGAACAATCTTTGAATGGTACAGCGCTAAACTCTGCCTATGTCGCAGGGGCTAGGGGTGCGGATGCTAGTTTTTACAATCCTGCGAATATGGGATTTGTCAATGACTGGGGAGAAAACAAGAGTGAATTTGAGCTCGCAGTTTCTCTCCTCCAGATTCCAGCATTCAAATTCCATGTCCCCTCTACAAATCAAGGACTGTATTCTGTCACCAAAATCGCATATACTCCCCAAATGGAGAAATTATTAGGCTTGGCCAATACATTTAAGCCCCTTGTCAATGCTTTTGGGGGGAGTATCCCAGAAGTCCCAAGGACAGTAAATGTCCTAAGTGCTGAGCCCTATTCTCAGGTCGTATCTGGATATACGGGTGTGACCAATTTCATCCTGCCAAAGTTTTTTTACAAATCTAGAACCAAAAATGGCTTCACCTTTGGGGCGGATTTTGTGGCAAGTTCGGGTCTTGCGATGAATTGGAAGGGTCAGGGTGGAGAGTTTTTGCAGGATGTATTCATTATGATGGTGGAGTTTTCTCCCTCAATGAGTTATACGGTGGGAGATCGATTCTCTATTGGCGTGGGTCCTAGGATCATGTATGCCATGGGAAGCTTTAATAACGTAGTCTATGTCCCCATGCAGTGGAATGGCCAAAAACCCGCTAGTGCGCCTTCGACTTGTACAGATCCTAGAAATTCCTGCATGGCGCTCACAGGCGCGGATATGGATTCCATTGGAATCAATCACATTCCCTCTCAATTGATGAGTCCAGCACAAAAGAAAATGCTCCAAGAGTTGATTGACCCTAGCTCAGCAATGCATAATGCCGTGAAATTTTTTGGATTTGGAGATTATAGAAATCTAGCAGACATTATTAAAACCTCAACAACCACTATGTATGGCACCACAAAGGTCTATCAAAGATCCCAGGGCAAGGCTCTCTCTGTGGGGTATCGCCTGGCTGCGAGTCTGCGGGTGTTTGAAAATGGAATGTTTTCTGTGGTTTTTAATTCCTCTGTGCCCTTTAATATGAAGGGTTCGCTAGAGGCCACGAGTTATGTGGGTGGGGCGATGGGAAATGTATTGACAAAGACTAATCTCAATATCGCAGTGAATATGCCCCAAATCCTGACCCTTGCTTATGCGCATGAATTTTTTCACCACAAACTAAGAATAGAGGGGGTGTATGAGCGCACTTTTTGGGAAAAGGGTCCAAATTTCCGAGTCACTCCCAATTTTGCAAATGCCAATTACACGGGCTATGGTGGGTTGGTGCAATATTTCAGCTCAGAACAACTTAAGGGAATGGTGGGCCTGGCAAATTTTTCTGGAGTGAGTAATATGGGTGCGGGCTGGAGGGATACTAATACCTTTCGTCTAGGTGTGACCTATCAAGATAGGAATTTTCGTCTCATGGGTGGGGTTGCTTATGATCAATCCCCTGCACCCCAAGACAAAATCGGAATCCCAGACTCAGATGGGCTTATGTTTGCCCTGGGAGGGAAGTATAAATTCAGGGATTTTGTTTTGGGTGCGGCTTATTCTGTCACATTCAAAAATAATGTCATGACTCTCTACCAATCCCCAAATTTTGGTCAATTTCGAATTTTTACAGCAACCATAGAATATCATTGGTAG
- a CDS encoding (Fe-S)-binding protein yields the protein MQKIPSACVKCAKCIQACTTYQVHRDEVHSPRGFLELIEGVEISNKAGAALQSCFLCAHCVSACPLGLPVDFAIMQARSRQKKGVFERFYYFLLRHRFLMNVVFSVMACIPACAFKSKEIGVLFKLPFSHRSFLSRHKNLPRGQKSSTGTNSANVYSPANPLAPIKLIGPLDPRKMSFSPRNPSNLPASKEPLAPLNLTKPLEPEKLGNKGQKRRVAIFIGCLANYNYPSTGEALLKILDALKIEAILPRQECCAAPALFGGDMQTTLLLIKKNIEYFEDFIDDVEAILVPEATCAAVMCENWRQVLLLYEQKEWQDRWERIAPKIMLSTVFFEKHTELSSLLKSKPKKEALLTYHDPCHACHVLKSKEEPRRLLKQNFAMQELGDSQKCCGFGGVGIQLNNPKITRAVGKQKISHIVASGANVVSAECSACRIQIDALLKEEDLPIVFAHPLELIAQNL from the coding sequence ATGCAAAAAATCCCCTCTGCTTGTGTAAAATGCGCCAAATGCATCCAAGCATGCACCACCTACCAAGTCCATCGCGATGAGGTGCATTCTCCTCGGGGTTTTTTGGAGTTGATTGAGGGAGTAGAAATCAGCAACAAGGCAGGCGCTGCGCTGCAGTCTTGTTTTTTATGTGCACATTGTGTGAGCGCCTGTCCTTTGGGGCTGCCAGTGGATTTTGCCATCATGCAGGCACGATCTCGCCAAAAAAAGGGAGTCTTTGAGCGTTTTTATTATTTTTTGCTGCGTCATCGTTTTTTGATGAATGTGGTATTTTCTGTGATGGCATGCATCCCTGCATGCGCCTTCAAAAGCAAGGAGATAGGTGTGTTGTTTAAGCTCCCCTTTTCTCATCGCTCCTTTTTGTCCCGTCACAAAAATCTGCCTAGGGGGCAAAAAAGCAGCACTGGCACAAACTCTGCCAATGTCTATAGCCCCGCAAATCCCCTAGCACCCATCAAACTCATAGGCCCTCTAGACCCTAGGAAAATGAGTTTTTCACCCCGAAATCCCTCAAATCTTCCAGCGTCCAAAGAGCCACTAGCGCCACTAAATCTCACAAAGCCTCTAGAGCCAGAAAAGCTAGGGAATAAGGGGCAAAAAAGGCGTGTGGCAATTTTTATTGGTTGCTTGGCAAATTATAATTATCCTAGCACTGGGGAGGCTTTGCTAAAGATCTTGGATGCTCTAAAAATAGAGGCAATTCTACCCCGCCAGGAGTGTTGCGCTGCGCCTGCGCTTTTTGGTGGGGATATGCAAACCACACTTTTGTTGATCAAAAAAAATATTGAGTATTTTGAGGATTTCATCGATGATGTGGAGGCAATCTTGGTGCCAGAGGCCACGTGTGCAGCAGTGATGTGTGAGAATTGGAGGCAGGTTTTGCTGCTTTATGAGCAAAAAGAATGGCAGGATCGCTGGGAGAGGATTGCTCCAAAAATCATGCTAAGCACGGTGTTTTTTGAAAAACACACAGAGCTCTCTTCTTTGCTAAAATCCAAGCCCAAGAAAGAAGCCCTGCTCACCTATCATGATCCCTGCCATGCCTGCCATGTGCTAAAAAGCAAAGAAGAGCCCCGCAGGCTTTTAAAACAAAACTTCGCTATGCAAGAGCTTGGAGATTCTCAAAAATGCTGTGGTTTTGGGGGAGTGGGCATCCAGCTTAACAATCCGAAAATAACAAGAGCGGTGGGAAAACAAAAAATCTCTCACATCGTTGCTAGTGGCGCAAATGTAGTGAGCGCAGAGTGCAGCGCTTGCAGGATTCAAATTGATGCATTGCTCAAAGAAGAGGACCTTCCCATCGTATTTGCCCATCCCTTGGAGCTGATTGCTCAAAATTTATAA
- the hemN gene encoding oxygen-independent coproporphyrinogen III oxidase: protein MIDFKKFSSYSKSGPRYTSYPTAVEFHQKFQHNDLRDSFLRNDKHKDLPLSLYVHLPFCRSACYFCACNVIYTNSEEKKVRYLTYLRKELELIRQSMDTKREVVQLHFGGGTPTYFSAKQLEEVIAMIREVFVNFSSDAEVSCEIDPRHFTEDQMIVLKNGGFNRVSFGVQDFDERVQAAVNRFQSMELMQEVVEIARKHGITSINFDLIYGLPHQSLSRFQETLQKAVSLGPDRFAIFNYAHVPWMKRTMGNIDEKTLPSAEEKLKILKHTIKFLENWGYKMIGMDHFARMEDELYLASKKGELRRNFQGYTTRGFSQTIGIGLTSIGEGVDYYTQNYKDMHSYESALDRGMLPVERGIVLGFDDILRKEVIMELMNNSRLYFQRIEEKFFIDFGEYFAKELLALQELVRDDLLEVNSQGIFVNPTGSMLIRNIAMCFDAYLEKIPLEERRFSKTV from the coding sequence ATGATTGATTTTAAAAAATTTTCTTCTTATTCAAAATCTGGGCCGCGCTATACAAGCTATCCCACTGCGGTGGAATTTCATCAAAAATTTCAACACAATGATTTGAGGGATTCTTTTTTGCGCAATGACAAGCACAAGGATCTGCCCCTATCGCTTTATGTGCATTTGCCCTTTTGTCGAAGTGCATGCTATTTTTGTGCCTGCAATGTGATCTATACCAATAGCGAAGAAAAAAAGGTGCGCTATCTTACGTATTTGCGCAAGGAATTGGAGCTTATCAGACAGAGCATGGATACCAAAAGAGAGGTGGTGCAATTGCATTTTGGTGGGGGCACTCCTACGTATTTTAGCGCCAAGCAATTAGAAGAGGTGATTGCTATGATTCGCGAGGTATTTGTGAATTTTTCCAGCGATGCTGAGGTGAGCTGTGAGATTGATCCTAGGCATTTTACAGAGGATCAGATGATTGTGCTAAAAAACGGAGGCTTTAATCGTGTGAGTTTTGGAGTGCAGGATTTTGATGAGAGGGTGCAAGCAGCAGTCAATCGCTTTCAAAGCATGGAATTGATGCAAGAAGTGGTAGAAATTGCGCGCAAGCATGGGATTACCTCCATCAATTTTGACTTGATTTATGGACTGCCCCATCAAAGTCTCTCCCGCTTCCAAGAGACTTTGCAGAAGGCAGTGAGCCTGGGGCCAGATCGATTTGCGATTTTTAATTATGCGCATGTGCCATGGATGAAGCGCACTATGGGGAATATTGATGAGAAGACGTTGCCAAGCGCTGAGGAGAAGTTAAAGATCCTCAAGCATACCATCAAGTTTTTGGAGAATTGGGGTTATAAGATGATTGGGATGGATCATTTTGCCCGCATGGAAGATGAGCTCTATTTGGCTAGCAAAAAAGGTGAGCTTAGACGCAATTTCCAAGGATATACTACGCGAGGATTTTCCCAGACCATTGGCATAGGATTGACTTCTATTGGCGAGGGAGTGGATTATTATACGCAAAATTATAAAGATATGCATTCCTATGAAAGTGCATTGGATAGGGGGATGCTGCCAGTGGAGCGGGGCATCGTGCTAGGCTTTGATGATATATTGCGTAAAGAAGTGATTATGGAGCTTATGAATAATTCAAGGCTGTACTTTCAGAGGATTGAAGAAAAATTCTTTATTGATTTTGGAGAATATTTTGCCAAGGAGCTTTTAGCATTGCAGGAATTGGTGCGGGATGATTTATTAGAGGTCAATAGCCAGGGAATTTTTGTAAATCCCACAGGGAGCATGCTAATCCGCAATATCGCGATGTGCTTTGATGCATATTTAGAAAAAATTCCTCTTGAAGAGAGACGTTTTTCTAAAACTGTGTGA
- a CDS encoding DUF2603 domain-containing protein — protein sequence MARTKQKKIIEFFGSNNQAFLQSIDSQTKQLHLHSGEFSKNEPWILNDEKNEKYIVLPQKVLRNMISLIRRAHEDRLRVELERDLISLTPVDFDDAMSVAMSKIESLRQEDGSLPSIDSMKIAQEIKKEHPNLFMNFEAYSGGLS from the coding sequence ATGGCTAGAACAAAGCAAAAAAAAATCATAGAATTTTTTGGATCCAATAATCAGGCTTTTTTGCAAAGCATTGATTCCCAAACCAAACAGCTCCATCTTCATAGCGGGGAATTTTCCAAAAATGAGCCATGGATCTTGAATGATGAAAAAAATGAAAAATACATTGTGCTGCCTCAAAAGGTCCTGCGTAACATGATTTCACTCATTAGGCGCGCTCATGAAGATCGCTTGCGCGTGGAGTTAGAGCGCGATCTCATCAGTCTCACTCCTGTGGACTTTGATGATGCCATGAGTGTGGCAATGAGCAAGATAGAATCCCTGCGCCAAGAAGATGGGAGTCTTCCAAGCATTGATAGCATGAAGATTGCGCAAGAAATCAAAAAAGAACATCCCAATTTATTTATGAATTTTGAAGCTTATAGTGGAGGACTTTCATGA
- the argF gene encoding ornithine carbamoyltransferase, whose translation MRHFLTLRDYERSEIIEILKLAIAIKKDHKAGKISDLMHRKTLGMIFEKNSTRTRVGFETGIYQLGGMGIFLSNKDIQLSRGESIADTARVISSMVDMVMIRTFEHERLEEFAKYSYVPLINGLSDLYHPLQVMADYLTMIECGIFNKGSFEDFAHKQDPRVVYIGDGNNMTHSWLVLAAKMGFELHIACPKEYLPNSEVLEFAKSISTHKIKIFEDPREAIKDCNVVVTDTWISMGQEEEKEARKRAFREYCIDASIMALADKEAIFLHCLPAYRGQEVSAEVLEGKQSRVFQEAENRLHVQKGIMVWLEQSKKKS comes from the coding sequence ATGAGACATTTTTTGACTTTAAGGGACTATGAGAGATCAGAAATTATTGAGATTCTCAAGCTTGCCATTGCAATCAAAAAAGACCATAAAGCAGGAAAAATCAGTGACCTGATGCATAGAAAAACCCTAGGAATGATTTTTGAGAAAAACTCCACTCGCACCCGCGTGGGTTTTGAGACAGGCATCTATCAGCTAGGGGGCATGGGGATCTTTCTCTCCAACAAAGACATCCAGCTAAGTCGCGGAGAGAGTATTGCAGATACTGCAAGGGTGATTAGCTCCATGGTGGATATGGTGATGATTCGGACTTTTGAACATGAGCGCTTGGAGGAATTTGCTAAATATTCCTATGTCCCATTGATTAATGGCCTTAGTGATCTCTATCATCCCCTTCAAGTGATGGCAGATTATCTCACTATGATAGAGTGTGGCATTTTTAACAAAGGTAGCTTTGAGGATTTTGCTCATAAGCAAGATCCTAGAGTGGTGTATATTGGCGATGGCAATAATATGACACATTCCTGGCTTGTACTTGCAGCAAAAATGGGTTTTGAACTCCATATTGCTTGCCCCAAGGAATATCTCCCTAATTCTGAGGTGCTAGAGTTTGCAAAATCTATCAGCACGCATAAGATCAAAATTTTTGAAGATCCGCGTGAGGCCATCAAAGATTGCAATGTGGTGGTCACAGATACTTGGATTTCTATGGGGCAGGAGGAAGAAAAAGAGGCACGCAAAAGAGCTTTTAGAGAGTATTGCATCGATGCCTCCATAATGGCCCTAGCGGATAAAGAAGCCATTTTCTTGCATTGTCTGCCAGCATATCGTGGACAAGAGGTGAGTGCAGAGGTATTGGAAGGTAAGCAGAGTAGAGTATTTCAAGAAGCGGAAAATCGCTTACATGTGCAAAAAGGAATTATGGTATGGCTAGAACAAAGCAAAAAAAAATCATAG